Proteins encoded by one window of Fundidesulfovibrio magnetotacticus:
- a CDS encoding dihydroorotase, producing the protein MSQAELVVRSALPALDPENPVDLFVAKGRVLGLHPAGAYPAPEGAKVHDAQGLVLLPGLTDVHAHLREPGQEWKETIATGLAAAAKGGFVNVFCMANTDPVNDKASVTQFMLDKALATHPRGPRLFPVGALTVGLDGKELAPLEELKAAGCRAFSNDGRPVADSELFRRAMEYASDLGVPVIDHCEDPFLAPHAGINEGAVSARLGLRGAPTAGEAIQVARDCLLAQYLGVPVHLAHISCRQSVEIIRRAKAQGAPVTAETCPHYLALTEEACEGYDTAAKVNPPLRTKDDQLALLAALEDGTIDALATDHAPHAAHEKETPFDEAPNGISGFETALSVTWELAQRGDLSTRALVSAWCVRPAEIFGLPLNRFQEGDPADFLLFDPKARWKVTPQALVSKGKNTPLTGRELTGVVRACFVAGKNVL; encoded by the coding sequence GTGTCCCAAGCCGAACTCGTGGTGCGCTCCGCCCTGCCCGCCCTGGATCCCGAAAACCCCGTGGACCTCTTCGTGGCCAAGGGCCGCGTGCTGGGCCTCCACCCCGCCGGGGCCTACCCCGCCCCTGAGGGCGCGAAGGTGCACGACGCCCAGGGCCTCGTCCTCCTGCCCGGCCTCACCGACGTGCACGCCCACCTGCGCGAGCCCGGCCAGGAGTGGAAGGAGACCATCGCCACCGGCCTGGCCGCCGCGGCCAAGGGCGGCTTCGTCAACGTCTTCTGCATGGCCAACACCGACCCCGTGAACGACAAGGCCTCGGTGACGCAGTTCATGCTGGACAAGGCCCTCGCGACCCACCCGCGCGGCCCGCGCCTCTTCCCGGTGGGAGCGCTCACCGTGGGCCTGGACGGCAAGGAATTGGCCCCCCTGGAGGAGCTGAAGGCCGCCGGATGCCGCGCCTTCTCCAACGACGGACGCCCCGTGGCCGACTCCGAACTGTTCCGCCGGGCCATGGAATACGCCTCGGACCTGGGCGTGCCCGTCATCGACCACTGCGAAGACCCCTTCCTGGCCCCCCACGCGGGCATCAACGAGGGAGCGGTGAGCGCCCGCCTGGGCCTGCGCGGCGCGCCCACCGCCGGAGAGGCCATCCAGGTGGCGCGAGACTGCCTGCTGGCCCAGTACCTGGGCGTGCCCGTGCACCTGGCGCACATCAGCTGCCGCCAGTCCGTGGAGATCATCCGCCGGGCCAAGGCCCAGGGCGCGCCCGTCACGGCCGAGACCTGCCCCCACTACCTGGCCCTCACCGAAGAGGCCTGCGAGGGCTACGACACCGCCGCCAAGGTCAACCCGCCCCTGCGCACCAAGGACGACCAGCTGGCCCTCCTGGCCGCCCTGGAAGACGGAACCATCGACGCCCTGGCCACCGACCACGCGCCCCACGCGGCCCACGAGAAGGAAACCCCCTTCGATGAGGCCCCCAACGGCATCTCCGGCTTCGAGACGGCCCTCTCCGTAACTTGGGAGCTGGCCCAGCGCGGCGACCTCTCCACCCGCGCCCTGGTCTCGGCCTGGTGCGTGCGCCCGGCCGAAATCTTCGGGCTGCCCCTGAACCGCTTCCAGGAAGGCGACCCCGCCGACTTCCTCCTCTTCGATCCCAAGGCCCGCTGGAAGGTGACGCCCCAGGCGCTCGTCTCCAAAGGCAAGAACACCCCCCTCACGGGCAGGGAGCTGACCGGCGTGGTCAGGGCCTGCTTCGTGGCCGGGAAAAACGTCCTCTAA
- a CDS encoding amidohydrolase family protein, which translates to MSTAADPAPRRYALRARLVASPAPGRGFVGDGAVIVNGARVEACGPWRELRAQAPRDVRDLGDAPLLPATVNAHTHLELSHLGLPPFRARGFLEWVRWLIAQPLNDASDQDLDRACAALAASGTAAAADIATRRPLDTHRALVRAGLAHVVQFERFGCQEEPPLPPVPAPHLALAGHALGSTCPEFLQRAHAWDKARGRAFSLHLAEHEGETDLLAGGDGPYARFMRERVLPEGFEAPRTSPTARARDLGVLDASTLAVHCVHLSGEDIALLRASGATACLCPRSNAVIGVGRAPARALLDAGVPCCLGTDSLASSPDLDLYAELRALLEFTPLSAPEALALLAGNAARVLGFADLGTLAPGALAAFSRMPSDILEALGD; encoded by the coding sequence TTGTCCACTGCCGCTGATCCCGCCCCGCGCCGCTACGCCCTGCGCGCCCGTCTGGTGGCCTCGCCCGCGCCCGGACGGGGTTTCGTCGGGGACGGGGCCGTGATCGTGAACGGGGCGCGCGTCGAGGCCTGCGGCCCCTGGCGGGAGCTGCGCGCCCAGGCCCCCCGCGACGTGCGCGACCTGGGCGACGCCCCCCTGCTCCCCGCCACCGTCAACGCCCACACCCATCTGGAACTCTCCCACCTGGGCCTGCCCCCCTTCCGGGCCAGGGGCTTCCTGGAGTGGGTGCGTTGGCTCATCGCCCAACCCCTCAACGACGCCTCGGACCAGGACCTGGACCGCGCCTGCGCCGCCCTGGCCGCCTCTGGCACGGCCGCCGCGGCCGACATCGCCACGCGCAGGCCCCTGGACACGCACAGGGCGCTCGTCCGGGCCGGGCTGGCGCACGTGGTCCAGTTCGAGCGCTTCGGCTGCCAGGAGGAGCCTCCCCTGCCCCCCGTGCCCGCGCCGCACCTGGCCCTCGCCGGTCACGCCCTGGGGTCCACCTGTCCGGAATTCCTCCAGCGCGCCCACGCCTGGGACAAGGCCCGGGGCCGGGCCTTCTCCCTCCACCTGGCCGAGCACGAGGGCGAGACCGACCTCCTGGCCGGGGGCGACGGCCCATACGCCCGCTTCATGCGCGAGCGCGTGCTCCCCGAGGGCTTCGAAGCGCCCCGCACCAGCCCCACGGCCCGCGCGCGCGACCTGGGCGTCCTGGACGCCTCCACCCTTGCGGTGCACTGCGTGCACCTCTCCGGGGAGGACATCGCCCTCTTGCGCGCCAGCGGGGCCACTGCCTGCCTCTGCCCGCGCTCCAACGCCGTGATCGGCGTGGGCCGCGCCCCGGCCCGGGCGCTCCTGGACGCGGGCGTGCCCTGCTGCCTGGGCACGGACTCCCTGGCCTCCTCCCCGGACCTGGACCTCTACGCCGAGCTGCGCGCCCTGCTGGAATTCACCCCGCTTTCCGCCCCCGAGGCCCTGGCGCTCCTGGCCGGGAACGCCGCCCGCGTCCTGGGCTTCGCGGACCTGGGAACACTGGCTCCTGGCGCGCTTGCGGCCTTTTCCCGCATGCCCTCGGACATCCTGGAGGCCCTGGGCGATTGA
- a CDS encoding HD domain-containing protein, whose product MSDPFKDAVGICKAIIRNGYEAYVINAKLQKSLLAQSGQPEVDICTDATFDELLKLFPNVAQEQGEVFARLREGEALFSFYLNADSGASHPEECLVRLTPRLARRLTETGEMPANLACPYLPRAHDPLDGFADFSEGVIRFKGIQDQTLRQDYLRAIRAMRFSANFGLPIGPNSWMAILRNGQNVLDYVSVSDIMDEWRKVEAENMHEFVRLLYESMILHRLLPEVAALARIKQKKNDAEEESVFDHTLAVMRHYPEELPYDWYGTLACLFHDVGKLHTAEIVEGHWHFHQHHRVGAKVAMRLLSSLRLDHDEVDLVCYLVRNHMRFHFMLTDKGIRRFKSLDEYPRIIEMARADIKARGGNYKEFNHNMKMLDRADIREEDLEPLLNGKEIMTILNIPPGPAVGLIRQALLQAQVAGDVNSVEQAVDFVRQHSAREHFQA is encoded by the coding sequence ATGAGCGATCCTTTCAAGGACGCGGTAGGCATCTGCAAGGCCATCATCCGCAACGGCTACGAGGCCTACGTCATCAACGCCAAGCTCCAGAAGTCCCTGCTCGCCCAGTCCGGCCAGCCCGAGGTGGACATCTGCACCGACGCCACCTTCGACGAACTCCTGAAGCTCTTCCCCAACGTCGCCCAGGAACAGGGCGAGGTGTTCGCCCGCCTGCGCGAGGGCGAGGCCCTCTTCAGCTTCTACCTCAACGCCGATTCCGGGGCCTCCCACCCCGAGGAGTGCCTCGTGCGGCTCACCCCGCGCCTGGCCCGGCGCCTCACCGAAACCGGCGAGATGCCCGCCAACCTCGCCTGCCCCTACCTGCCCCGCGCCCACGACCCCCTCGACGGCTTCGCGGACTTCTCCGAGGGCGTCATCCGCTTCAAGGGCATCCAGGACCAGACCCTCCGCCAGGACTACCTGCGCGCCATCCGCGCCATGCGCTTCTCCGCCAACTTCGGCCTGCCCATCGGCCCCAACTCCTGGATGGCCATCCTGCGCAACGGCCAGAACGTGCTGGACTACGTTTCCGTCTCCGACATCATGGACGAATGGCGCAAGGTGGAGGCCGAGAACATGCACGAGTTCGTGCGCCTGCTCTACGAATCCATGATCCTCCACCGCCTCCTGCCCGAGGTGGCCGCCCTGGCGCGCATCAAGCAGAAAAAGAACGACGCCGAGGAGGAATCCGTCTTCGACCACACCCTCGCCGTCATGCGCCACTACCCCGAAGAACTCCCCTACGACTGGTACGGCACCCTCGCCTGCCTTTTCCACGACGTGGGCAAGCTCCACACCGCCGAAATCGTGGAAGGACACTGGCACTTCCACCAGCACCACCGCGTGGGCGCGAAAGTCGCCATGCGCCTGCTCTCCAGCCTGCGCCTGGACCACGACGAGGTGGACCTCGTGTGCTACCTCGTGCGCAACCACATGCGCTTCCACTTCATGCTCACCGACAAGGGCATCCGCCGCTTCAAGAGCCTGGACGAATACCCCCGCATCATCGAAATGGCGCGCGCCGACATCAAGGCCAGGGGCGGCAACTACAAGGAATTCAACCACAACATGAAGATGCTCGACCGCGCGGACATCCGCGAGGAAGACCTCGAACCCCTGCTCAACGGCAAAGAGATCATGACCATCCTGAACATCCCGCCCGGACCCGCCGTGGGCCTCATCCGCCAGGCGCTCCTCCAGGCCCAGGTGGCCGGCGACGTGAACAGCGTGGAAC
- a CDS encoding aspartate carbamoyltransferase catalytic subunit, whose amino-acid sequence MSWPHKDLLDVTQLAKADALAILNAAASFQEINSRPVKKVPILKGKSVVLFFAEASTRTKTSFDVAGKRLSADTFALQKAGSSLSKGESLKDTVLTLQAMAPDAIVMRHNASGAAAFIAQRLDCAVINAGDGWHAHPTQALLDAFTLTRRWGSLEGRTVLILGDIAHSRVARSNIHLLRLLGANVRLCGPRTLLPHAVGALGVPVFSNLDEAVRGVDAVMCLRLQLERQQAGLLPDLREYSRRFGMNQARLAKAARNAVVLHPGPINRGLEIASDLADAPESLILDQVASGVAVRMALLHLYITRKEPKE is encoded by the coding sequence ATGTCCTGGCCTCATAAGGATCTTCTGGATGTCACCCAGCTCGCCAAGGCAGACGCCCTGGCGATCCTCAACGCAGCCGCGTCCTTCCAGGAGATCAACTCCCGACCCGTGAAGAAGGTCCCCATCCTCAAAGGCAAGTCCGTGGTGCTCTTCTTCGCGGAGGCCTCCACGCGCACCAAGACCAGCTTCGACGTGGCGGGCAAGCGCCTCTCGGCGGACACCTTCGCCCTGCAGAAGGCCGGAAGCTCGCTCTCCAAGGGCGAATCGCTCAAGGACACGGTGCTCACGCTCCAGGCCATGGCCCCCGACGCCATCGTCATGCGCCACAACGCCTCGGGCGCGGCGGCCTTCATCGCCCAGCGCCTGGACTGCGCCGTGATCAACGCCGGCGACGGCTGGCACGCCCACCCCACCCAGGCCCTGCTGGACGCCTTCACCCTCACGCGGCGCTGGGGCTCCCTGGAGGGGCGCACCGTGCTCATCCTGGGCGACATCGCCCACAGCCGCGTGGCGCGCTCCAACATCCACCTGCTGCGCCTGCTGGGGGCCAACGTGCGGCTGTGCGGGCCGCGCACGCTCCTGCCCCACGCCGTCGGGGCGCTGGGCGTCCCCGTGTTCTCCAACCTCGACGAGGCCGTGCGCGGCGTCGACGCCGTGATGTGCCTGCGCCTTCAGCTGGAGCGCCAGCAGGCCGGGCTCCTGCCCGATCTGCGCGAATACTCCCGGCGCTTCGGCATGAACCAGGCCCGCCTGGCCAAGGCCGCCCGCAACGCCGTGGTGCTCCACCCCGGGCCCATCAACCGGGGCCTGGAAATCGCCTCCGACCTGGCCGACGCCCCCGAGAGCCTCATCCTGGACCAGGTGGCCTCGGGCGTGGCCGTGCGCATGGCCCTTCTGCACCTCTACATCACCCGCAAGGAACCCAAGGAGTAA